A part of Olleya sp. Bg11-27 genomic DNA contains:
- a CDS encoding UDP-N-acetylmuramoyl-tripeptide--D-alanyl-D-alanine ligase, whose product MKIDALHTLFLDCNAVSTDTRKVDYNNMFFALSGDNFNGNTFAEDALKKGAKYAIIDDVNFKTSDNTILVENTLKTLQQLARYHREYLGIKIISLTGSNGKTTTKELINAVLSQKYNTTATIGNFNNHIGVPLTLLSMTKDTEIGIVEMGANHKKEIEFLCQIAKPDFGYITNFGKAHLEGFGSTAGVIEGKSELYTYLTSNNNSIFINADDAIQFEKLNSYVKKIGFSQNNSTDFNIKLVEANPFVSFTTEDTLIKSNLIGEYNFTNLCAATSIGKYFDVDLTKIKDAIEAYTPTNNRSQIINKASNTIILDAYNANPSSMDVALQNFGNQTNKNKIAILGDMFELGPSASKEHQTIVNLTNTLDIDHVILIGENFYKTQINGSKTKQYKSFEDFKTNYTSIKDCFVLIKGSRGMALERILDLL is encoded by the coding sequence GATTACAACAATATGTTCTTTGCCTTGAGTGGAGATAACTTTAATGGAAACACTTTTGCAGAAGACGCTTTAAAAAAAGGCGCTAAATATGCGATTATAGATGATGTAAATTTTAAAACATCAGATAATACTATTTTAGTGGAAAACACGCTTAAAACACTGCAACAACTAGCGAGATACCACAGAGAATACTTAGGTATTAAAATAATTTCATTAACAGGAAGCAATGGTAAGACGACTACCAAAGAATTAATAAACGCTGTACTCTCCCAAAAATATAATACGACTGCCACTATTGGTAATTTTAATAACCACATTGGTGTACCACTAACCCTACTTTCTATGACTAAAGATACAGAAATCGGGATTGTGGAAATGGGTGCTAATCATAAAAAAGAAATAGAATTTTTATGTCAAATTGCAAAGCCAGATTTTGGTTACATTACCAATTTTGGAAAAGCACATTTAGAAGGCTTTGGAAGCACAGCAGGTGTTATTGAAGGCAAGAGTGAATTATACACCTATTTAACGAGTAACAACAACTCTATTTTTATAAATGCTGATGACGCCATTCAATTTGAAAAACTGAATAGTTATGTCAAAAAAATTGGCTTTAGCCAAAATAATTCAACCGACTTTAACATCAAATTAGTAGAAGCCAATCCTTTTGTATCCTTCACAACCGAAGACACCCTAATTAAGTCCAATTTAATAGGCGAATACAATTTCACAAATCTATGTGCTGCAACTAGCATCGGTAAATACTTTGATGTAGACTTGACAAAAATCAAAGACGCTATTGAAGCCTATACTCCTACCAATAATCGTTCTCAAATAATAAATAAAGCTAGTAATACTATTATTCTAGATGCTTATAATGCGAACCCTTCAAGTATGGATGTTGCATTACAGAACTTTGGTAATCAAACCAACAAAAATAAAATAGCAATATTAGGTGACATGTTTGAATTGGGACCTTCCGCATCCAAGGAACATCAAACTATTGTAAACTTAACAAACACCTTAGATATTGATCACGTTATTCTGATAGGAGAAAACTTTTACAAGACACAAATAAACGGAAGTAAGACGAAACAATATAAATCCTTTGAAGATTTCAAAACCAACTACACGTCCATAAAAGATTGCTTTGTATTAATAAAAGGGTCCAGAGGAATGGCCTTAGAAAGAATCTTAGACTTGTTATAA